Proteins co-encoded in one Hemibagrus wyckioides isolate EC202008001 linkage group LG26, SWU_Hwy_1.0, whole genome shotgun sequence genomic window:
- the LOC131347042 gene encoding UDP-glucuronosyltransferase 2C1-like isoform X2 produces the protein MNGLKMQSSGLVLLSLLVASVYTGKILVFPVDGSHWINMKILIEALHTKGHNITVIRSSDSWYIEETSPLYTSITLPIAGNFDKEFIQNVISRLLEIMREGSTWARLKLEKEMWDQSVEMFEKERRMMISMIEDQELIQSLRNAKYDVFLTDPVVMSGTILSHYLHLPLVFNVRWTINNEGHFTIAPSPLSYVPLPMLELSDHMSFFERVVNVVMYVVTRLQVMYFMDSIYNDVCNQLLGPGVNYFELIQAADLWLFRVDFVFEFPRPTMPNVIYMGGFHCKPSKPLPQHLEDFVQSSGDHGVIVMSLGTLVGQLPHDVANLIAEAFAELPQKVIWRYKGERPSTVGNNTLIMDWMPQNDLLGHPKTRVFVAHGGTNGIQEAIYHGVPIIGFGLVWDQPDNLAKMRVKGVAKNVNFATVDKDSFLLTLKEVLHDPSYRENMQRLSRLHRDVPIKPLDNAVFWIEYLMRHGGAAHLRTESYKMPWYSYHSVDVVLFLLSVLSFIVFTTFIIIRHVCCRRGIKKKTQ, from the coding sequence ATGAATGGACTAAAAATGCAAAGCTCTGGCCTGGTCTTGCTCAGCCTGCTGGTAGCCTCAGTCTATACTGGGAAGATACTGGTCTTCCCTGTGGATGGCAGCCACTGGATCAATATGAAAATCTTGATTGAGGCTCTTCATACCAAAGGTCACAACATTACAGTCATACGATCTTCAGACAGCTGGTACATTGAAGAAACATCTCCACTCTACACTTCCATCACTTTACCAATTGCAGGGAATTTTGATAAAGAATTCATTCAGAATGTTATAAGTAGGCTCTTGGAGATTATGAGAGAAGGTTCCACATGGGCTCGACTGAAACTTGAGAAGGAGATGTGGGACCAATCAGTTGAAAtgtttgagaaagagagaagaatgaTGATCAGCATGATTGAAGACCAGGAACTGATCCAGTCTTTGAGAAATGCCAAATATGATGTGTTTCTTACTGACCCTGTTGTAATGAGTGGCACAATTCTAAGCCATTATCTCCACCTGCCTCTTGTCTTCAATGTTCGCTGGACCATAAATAATGAGGGACATTTTACAATCGCTCCATCACCACTTTCTTATGTTCCTCTGCCAATGTTAGAGCTGTCAGACCACATGAGCTTTTTTGAGAGAGTGGTGAACGTGGTCATGTACGTGGTAACTAGATTACAGGTTATGTATTTTATGGATTCAATATACAATGATGTGTGTAATCAGCTACTTGGTCCAGGAGTAAACTATTTTGAATTAATACAAGCAGCAGATTTGTGGCTGTTCAGAGTTGATTTTGTCTTTGAATTTCCACGTCCTACCATGCCAAACGTCATCTACATGGGTGGTTTCCACTGCAAACCATCCAAACCTCTTCCACAGCATCTCGAGGACTTTGTCCAGAGCTCGGGTGACCACGGTGTCATTGTCATGTCTCTGGGAACTTTGGTTGGTCAGCTTCCTCATGATGTAGCCAATTTAATAGCTGAGGCTTTtgcagagcttccacaaaaagTTATCTGGAGATATAAAGGGGAAAGACCTTCCACAGTAGGGAACAATACCTTAATAATGGACTGGATGCCCCAAAATGATCTCCTTGGCCACCCTAAGACCAGAGTGTTTGTGGCTCATGGTGGAACCAATGGAATTCAGGAAGCTATCTATCATGGAGTTCCTATCATTGGTTTTGGACTCGTCTGGGATCAGCCTGACAATCTTGCAAAAATGAGGGTGAAGGGAGTGGCCAAGAATGTGAACTTTGCAACTGTGGACAAGGACTCCTTCCTTTTAACCTTGAAAGAAGTTCTCCATGACCCTTCATACCGGGAAAATATGCAGAGACTCTCCAGACTCCACAGAGATGTCCCAATAAAACCATTAGACAATGCTGTGTTCTGGATCGAGTATCTGATGAGGCATGGAGGTGCAGCTCACCTACGAACAGAGTCCTACAAAATGCCCTGGTATTCTTACCACTCTGTAGATGTTGTACTGTTCCTGCTGTCTGTTCTCTCATTTATTGTCTTCACTACATTTATAATCATCAGACATGTCTGCTGTAGGCGGGGCATcaagaaaaaaacccaataa
- the LOC131347042 gene encoding UDP-glucuronosyltransferase 2C1-like isoform X1: MLFALSHTHTHTSVIFCSSWDYVYGAAMNGLKMQSSGLVLLSLLVASVYTGKILVFPVDGSHWINMKILIEALHTKGHNITVIRSSDSWYIEETSPLYTSITLPIAGNFDKEFIQNVISRLLEIMREGSTWARLKLEKEMWDQSVEMFEKERRMMISMIEDQELIQSLRNAKYDVFLTDPVVMSGTILSHYLHLPLVFNVRWTINNEGHFTIAPSPLSYVPLPMLELSDHMSFFERVVNVVMYVVTRLQVMYFMDSIYNDVCNQLLGPGVNYFELIQAADLWLFRVDFVFEFPRPTMPNVIYMGGFHCKPSKPLPQHLEDFVQSSGDHGVIVMSLGTLVGQLPHDVANLIAEAFAELPQKVIWRYKGERPSTVGNNTLIMDWMPQNDLLGHPKTRVFVAHGGTNGIQEAIYHGVPIIGFGLVWDQPDNLAKMRVKGVAKNVNFATVDKDSFLLTLKEVLHDPSYRENMQRLSRLHRDVPIKPLDNAVFWIEYLMRHGGAAHLRTESYKMPWYSYHSVDVVLFLLSVLSFIVFTTFIIIRHVCCRRGIKKKTQ; this comes from the coding sequence GTGCTGCAATGAATGGACTAAAAATGCAAAGCTCTGGCCTGGTCTTGCTCAGCCTGCTGGTAGCCTCAGTCTATACTGGGAAGATACTGGTCTTCCCTGTGGATGGCAGCCACTGGATCAATATGAAAATCTTGATTGAGGCTCTTCATACCAAAGGTCACAACATTACAGTCATACGATCTTCAGACAGCTGGTACATTGAAGAAACATCTCCACTCTACACTTCCATCACTTTACCAATTGCAGGGAATTTTGATAAAGAATTCATTCAGAATGTTATAAGTAGGCTCTTGGAGATTATGAGAGAAGGTTCCACATGGGCTCGACTGAAACTTGAGAAGGAGATGTGGGACCAATCAGTTGAAAtgtttgagaaagagagaagaatgaTGATCAGCATGATTGAAGACCAGGAACTGATCCAGTCTTTGAGAAATGCCAAATATGATGTGTTTCTTACTGACCCTGTTGTAATGAGTGGCACAATTCTAAGCCATTATCTCCACCTGCCTCTTGTCTTCAATGTTCGCTGGACCATAAATAATGAGGGACATTTTACAATCGCTCCATCACCACTTTCTTATGTTCCTCTGCCAATGTTAGAGCTGTCAGACCACATGAGCTTTTTTGAGAGAGTGGTGAACGTGGTCATGTACGTGGTAACTAGATTACAGGTTATGTATTTTATGGATTCAATATACAATGATGTGTGTAATCAGCTACTTGGTCCAGGAGTAAACTATTTTGAATTAATACAAGCAGCAGATTTGTGGCTGTTCAGAGTTGATTTTGTCTTTGAATTTCCACGTCCTACCATGCCAAACGTCATCTACATGGGTGGTTTCCACTGCAAACCATCCAAACCTCTTCCACAGCATCTCGAGGACTTTGTCCAGAGCTCGGGTGACCACGGTGTCATTGTCATGTCTCTGGGAACTTTGGTTGGTCAGCTTCCTCATGATGTAGCCAATTTAATAGCTGAGGCTTTtgcagagcttccacaaaaagTTATCTGGAGATATAAAGGGGAAAGACCTTCCACAGTAGGGAACAATACCTTAATAATGGACTGGATGCCCCAAAATGATCTCCTTGGCCACCCTAAGACCAGAGTGTTTGTGGCTCATGGTGGAACCAATGGAATTCAGGAAGCTATCTATCATGGAGTTCCTATCATTGGTTTTGGACTCGTCTGGGATCAGCCTGACAATCTTGCAAAAATGAGGGTGAAGGGAGTGGCCAAGAATGTGAACTTTGCAACTGTGGACAAGGACTCCTTCCTTTTAACCTTGAAAGAAGTTCTCCATGACCCTTCATACCGGGAAAATATGCAGAGACTCTCCAGACTCCACAGAGATGTCCCAATAAAACCATTAGACAATGCTGTGTTCTGGATCGAGTATCTGATGAGGCATGGAGGTGCAGCTCACCTACGAACAGAGTCCTACAAAATGCCCTGGTATTCTTACCACTCTGTAGATGTTGTACTGTTCCTGCTGTCTGTTCTCTCATTTATTGTCTTCACTACATTTATAATCATCAGACATGTCTGCTGTAGGCGGGGCATcaagaaaaaaacccaataa